The following coding sequences are from one Onychostoma macrolepis isolate SWU-2019 chromosome 24, ASM1243209v1, whole genome shotgun sequence window:
- the LOC131532867 gene encoding nuclease EXOG, mitochondrial-like: MASHVISVRFVSGFVFGVTSGVAALKLYLYEEQKTDSGSSVHRLIERFGLPQTGAETRFYMNHVLSYDQTRRTPRWVQEHLSTHRLLGQANRKHCRFKPDPSVPELFTAHNEDYLRSGWSRGHMAPAGDNKISEQAMAETFYLSNIVPQNYENNAGFWNRLEIYCRELTQRFGDVWVVSGPLLLPQTQENGRRTVCYQLIGKDDVAVPTHLYKVILAQKDPSADSLALGAFVIPNAPIGFDRPLTEFEVSLGDLERMSGLTFFPAVERRELLKNLCEEDSCQLMDFKRFTLYISGRKVASARTLARLEKIMTELKDTGITPDQYLSDLYLEKKRELAEKEEREKKPEP, encoded by the exons ATGGCGTCTCATGTGATATCAGTGAGGTTCGTCAGCGGCTTTGTGTTCGGCGTCACTTCCGGCGTCGCGGCTCTCAAACTCTATTTGTACGAAGAGCAGAAAACAGACTCAG GGAGCTCCGTCCATCGGCTCATCGAACGCTTCGGTCTTCCTCAAACCGGTGCCGAGACGCGATTCTACATGAACCACGTTTTATCGTACGATCAGACGCGGCGGACGCCTCGCTGGGTCCAGGAGCACCTGTCCACTCACAGGTTACTGG GTCAAGCCAACAGAAAACATTGCAGATTCAAGCCGGATCCCAGCGTTCCCGAGCTCTTCACGGCACACAACGAGGATTACCTGCGCAGCGGCTGGTCGCGCGGACACATGGCCCCCGCCGGAGACAACAAGATCTCTGAG CAAGCGATGGCGGAGACTTTCTATCTGTCCAACATCGTGCCGCAGAACTACGAGAACAACGCCGGCTTCTGGAACAG GCTGGAGATTTACTGCAGAGAACTGACGCAGAGGTTCGGTGACGTGTGGGTGGTTTCTGGACCGCTGCTTCTGCCACAGACGCAAGAGAACGGCAGAAGAACCGTCTGCTATCAG CTGATCGGGAAGGATGACGTTGCTGTTCCCACTCACCTCTACAAAGTCATCCTGGCACAGAAAGACCCGTCTGCAGACTCTCTGGCTCTCGGGGCGTTTGTGATCCCGAACGCTCCGATCGGCTTCGACCGTCCGCTGACGGAGTTTGAG GTGAGTCTGGGGGATCTGGAGCGAATGTCGGGCCTTACGTTCTTCCCTGCGGTGGAGCGGCGCGAGCTGCTGAAGAACCTGTGTGAAGAGGACTCCTGTCAGCTCATGGACTTCAAGCGCTTCACGCTGTACATCAGCGGCCGCAAGGTGGCGAGCGCCAGGACCCTCGCGCGGCTGGAGAAGATCATGACGGAGCTCAAAGATACCGGCATCACACCTGACCAATACCTGAGTGACCTTTACCTGGAGAAGAAACGAGAACTAGCAGAGAAGGAGGAACGTGAGAAGAAACCAGAGCCATGA
- the acvr2ba gene encoding activin receptor type-2B, with the protein MFASWLTFALLLGTFSAGPSHAEVETRECLYFNINWEIEKTNRSGVERCEGEKDKRSHCYASWRNSSGSIELVKKGCWLDDFNCYDRQECVATEENPQVFFCCCEGNFCNERFTHLPDVSGPVIEPPPPAPLLLNMLVCSLLPITMLSMALLLAFWMYRHRKPPYGHVDINEDPGPSPPSPLVGLKPLQLLEVKARGRFGCVWKAQMMNEYVAVKIFPIQDKQSWQNERDMFNTPGMKHENLLHFIAAEKRGSNLETEFWLITEFHERGSLTDYLKGNVLSWMDLCHIAETMACGLAYLHEDVPRCKGEGPKPAIAHRDFKSKNVMLKADLSAVLGDLGLAVRFEPGKPPGDTHGQVGTWRYMAPEVLEGAINFQRDAFLRIDMYAVGLVLWELVSRCKAVDGPVDEYMLPFEEEIGQHPSLEDLQDVVVHKKLRPVFKDCWLKHSGLAQMCETIEECWDHDAEARLSAGCVEERISQIRRLTSATTSDCLLSMVTSLTNVDLPPKESSI; encoded by the exons GACCCAGTCATGCCGAGGTGGAGACGCGCGAGTGCTTGTACTTCAACATTAACTGGGAGATCGAGAAGACGAACCGCAGCGGCGTGGAGCGCTGTGAGGGAGAGAAGGACAAGCGCTCGCACTGCTACGCCTCCTGGAGGAACAGCTCCGGCAGCATCGAGCTCGTCAAGAAGGGCTGCTGGCTCGACGACTTCAACTGCTACGACAG ACAGGAGTGTGTGGCCACCGAGGAAAACCCGCAGGTCTTCTTCTGCTGCTGCGAAGGCAACTTCTGCAACGAGAGGTTCACGCACCTGCCTGACGTCAGCGGCCCAG TGATCGAGCCTCCTCCGCCGGCGCCGCTGCTCCTGAACATGCTGGTTTGCTCTCTGCTGCCCATCACGATGCTCTCGATGGCGCTGCTGCTGGCCTTCTGGATGTACCGGCACCGCAAGCCGCCGTATGGACACGTGGACATCAACGAG GATCCGGGTCCGTCTCCTCCCTCGCCGCTGGTGGGTCTGAAGCCTCTTCAGCTGCTGGAGGTTAAAGCTCGAGGACGCTTCGGCTGCGTCTGGAAAGCTCAGATGATGAATGAATATGTAGCCGTGAAGATCTTCCCCATTCAG GACAAGCAGTCGTGGCAGAATGAGCGCGACATGTTTAATACGCCGGGCATGAAGCACGAGAACCTGCTGCACTTCATCGCCGCTGAGAAACGCGGAAGCAACCTGGAGACCGAGTTCTGGCTCATCACAGAGTTTCATGAGCGG GGTTCGCTGACGGACTATCTGAAGGGGAACGTGCTGAGCTGGATGGATCTGTGTCACATCGCGGAGACGATGGCCTGCGGTCTGGCGTATCTTCACGAGGACGTGCCGCGCTGTAAAGGAGAAGGTCCTAAACCGGCCATCGCACACAG AGACTTCAAGAGCAAGAACGTGATGCTGAAGGCGGATCTGTCGGCGGTGCTGGGGGACCTCGGGCTGGCGGTGCGCTTCGAGCCGGGGAAGCCTCCGGGAGACACACACGGTCAGGTCGGGACGTGGCGCTACATGGCTCCGGAGGTCCTGGAGGGAGCCATTAACTTCCAGCGGGACGCCTTCCTGAGGATAGACATGTACGCCGTGGGCCTGGTGCTGTGGGAGCTAGTGTCACGCTGCAAAGCCGTGGACG GTCCTGTAGACGAGTACATGCTGCCGTTTGAGGAGGAGATCGGTCAGCATCCGTCTCTGGAGGATCTTCAGGATGTGGTGGTTCATAAGAAGTTGCGGCCGGTGTTCAAGGACTGCTGGCTCAAGCATTCA GGTCTGGCGCAGATGTGCGAGACGATCGAGGAGTGCTGGGATCACGACGCGGAGGCGCGGTTATCGGCCGGATGCGTGGAGGAGCGAATCTCTCAGATCCGCCGCCTGACCAGCGCCACTACCTCAGACTGCCTGCTTTCCATGGTCACCTCGCTCACCAACGTGGACCTGCCGCCCAAAGAGTCCAGCATCTGA